TGGTCGTCGGGTGATTCGAGTGACAAGTGATAATGGGGTACTCGATAGCGACATAATCAACGCAGTATATCGGGCAGAGAACAAGCTCATGGGGCTCGGAGTTATCGAAGAAACACCAGAGAGCATGGCAATCCGCTGTTCAGTTGATGCTGAGGACTTTCGATTAGACAATCTGCTTCAGCGGCTGGAATCAACCGGTAACACAATGCGAGGAGAAGCGATCAAAGCGTTGGCACATGGTAATCCTGACCTTGCCGAACGGGCGCTAAATCGTGAACGACAGGCAAATAAGATCTTTGTGCTGATGCTTCGGTTGATATTCACGGCACATCAAAATCCGAACCTTGCACCAGCAATCGGATTAGAGTCTGACTTCCCGCTTATTGGATACCGAGCAATAGCAAAGAATCTGGAGTTAGTTGCGGACAAAGCTGAGGACATCGCCGAAATTGTACTGGACACGGGGAAAACAGTTCTTGAGATTGACCAACAGACAATTAGACGGATTCGCGACTTTGCTGATGAGGTCGATGAACTCTCGTCACTGACAATTGACTCGGTCGTAGAGCGCAATTATGATCTTACCGTTGAATCACGGGACAAGTACTACGCATTGCAAGACCGGGAAATTGAAATCCTGAAAGATCTCCCCGAGATGAGCAACTATAAATTACTAAAAGCACGGGAAGTACTTGTGAGTCTGCGGCAAACAGCAGAGTACTCAATGCGAAACAGTGAGATTGCAGCCAATCTTGCGCTGAATACAGACAGCGAGTATATTACAATCAAGTAGTCAAGCTCTATGTCTTGTCTAACTGGTTGTTAGCAGGAAAGTTGGTGAGCACTGTGATTATGCTTTTATTGCTACTCACCGCGTTACAAATGATTTTATATTCGCACAAACAGCAACCTTTACACGGTTATATACCAGCGATTCACATATGACGGAAACAATTCTACTTGTTGGTGGTGGCGGGCGTGAACATGCAATTGCGCAGGCAATTGCCGAAAGCGATCAAGATGTTGATTTATACGCCTGTGCTGGGAACCGGAATCCAGGAATTACTGCACTTGCTGACGGATTTGAAACACTCGAGACAACAGATCCACAAGCAGTCTGTGAGTATGCAACAGAGATTGATGCAACACTCGCAGTTGTCGGTCCAGAGGCTCCACTTGCAGCAGGGGTAGTTGATGCGCTTGACGAAGCAGGGATCTATGCATTTGGACCACAGCAGAACGAAGCTCGGATTGAAACAGACAAAGCATTTCAGCGAGAGTTCATGGCAGAGAATGATATCACAGGCTGTCCAGACTTCGAGGTTTTTACTGATCTCGACGCTGCCTGTGATTTCATTGATGAATACGATGGCGACCTTGCTGTAAAGCCAAGAGGTCTGACTGGCGGCAAAGGAGTTCGAGTAATCGGAGACCAGATTACCGCTGAAGAAGCAAAAGAATACATTCAGGAAAGCAACTACGAAGAATTTGTGCTAGAAGAGCGACTCGTCGGGGAGGAATTTACTGTACAGGCGATGGTCTCGGACGGGGAGGTTCGCTGTGCACCAGCTGTGCAGGATCACAAGCGCGCATATGAGGGCGACAACGGTCCAAATACCGGTGGAATGGGATCATACAGCGACGCAACAACAGCGTTGCCGTTCATGACAGAAGAAGACTATGCGGAAGCTGTAACGATAATTGACGAAGTGATTGATGCATTACCAGAGTACAAAGGGATCCTCTACGGCCAGTATATGCTAACAGCCGATGGCGTCAAAGTAGTAGAGTTCAACGCTCGGTTTGGAGATCCAGAAGCAATGAACACACTTCCTGTTTTGGAGACAGACTTCGTCGATATACTAGTTGCTGCAAGAGATGAAGCTCCGTTACCAGAGCTCTCATTTGCCGACCAAGCTACGGTCTGCAAGTACGCGGTTCCTGATGGATACCCAATAGATCCATCCGCAGGAGCAAAAGTAACAATCGATGCCGAATCCGCCGGGGATGCAAAGTTCTTCTATGCCAGTGTCGACGAACGCGACGATGGAATCTATACTACAACATCACGTTCATATGCCGTTGTTGGCGTTGATGATACGATCAGTGAAGCAGAGCAAATTGCTGAGGGGGCATTGGAGCGTGCTGGAACAGAGGGGCTGCGAGTTCGACATGACATTGGAAAGCCAGAGCTGGTACAATCACGCATTGACCATATGAGCGAAATTCGAAGATAGTTGGACAATAAAATAGTTAGATGTCAGACAATATACGAAAGGTAATTGATGATATAACCGGTATTAAATAGTGTGCCAGACGATGAGGATGTAACGTCACGACATGATCGTATAACGCGAACACCGACACCCGGACACCGCAATTCGTTGTTTCACTGGCCAGATGCCAAACACCCGGTACGTGTAGCAATTCAGTATCTTGTTGTACTGGTATGTCGCATATGCCCGAGCCTCCGGTTGAAGAATTGGCTGTTTAGACGGATTGGCATAACTGTCGGATCTGGGGTCGCGTGGGGTCTGGAATCAACACCTGATGTCTTTTTCCCGAATTTGATTACTGTCGAAGAAAACACAATCATCGGATACGATGCCACAATCCTCTGTCACGAATTTCTACAGGACGAATATCGAACGGGGGAGGTACACATCGGGGAACGAGCAATGATCGGAGCCGGCGCGACAATATTACCAGGAGTACACATCGGCAAAGGGGCATCAGTTGCAGCCAATTCGCTTGTCACGGAAGATGTGCCGCCAGAGACAACGGTCGCTGGGGTCCCGGCAATGCCAGTAGACGGCATGGTAAATAGCGAGAAAAGATCATCTGATGGGCCAGAAGAACAATGAGAGAAGATGTCTGATCCAAATCAGAATCAGACGAGAGAACTATGAACCTCTCCGGGGTCAAGCCCCGAGGCAGTCGCCTCGATCGCCTGTACAGAAAGCCCAGATACCGGGAAAGAACCGATAATGATTTGATGGAATTTAACATGGTATGAAGTGTGTCTGACATCTATCTTAGCTCAAAAAAGATCCCAGATCGGGAGTCACTACCACAGTGGGTTGCTCCAATTCCGGCAATAATTGAACGCTGGGGACTGCGACTAGTCTGGCCGGTAATTGTTATTAACCTGCTTGGCACGGTATTTGGATTTATTTACTATCTGCCACAGTTTTCAATGACTCCTTCAGTAATGTGGCCGTTTGTACCGGATAGCCCACTTGCGACATTGTTTATTGCAGTCACACTACTCCTATGGGTAACTGATAACCACAGCGAGTATCTAGCAATGCTCGCCTTTTTCGGGAACATCAAGCTCGGACTATGGACACCATGGACACTTGCAGTATTCTCGGATGCCTTCCTTGAGACGACAAGTACCCCGATGTATGTATTTCTCTTTGTCAGTCATCTTGGGATGGTTGTGCAAGCACTCGTGTTACATCGGATTGCAGAGTTTCGACTTGACGCTATTCTGGTTGCACTTGGCTGGTACACGATCGATCTAACGGTTGATTATTTCATCCCAATTGTCGGAGAAACACATGAATGGGTGCCGATTCGGCCACACCATACACTGATCCCGGTTGCATACGAAACGCCGATGTTTGGCGGTGCAAGTGCATTTCAACTTGCTGCATGGGGCGCTGTGATCCTAACATTATTACCACTATTGCTAGCAGCGGCAACACGAATGTATAAGCTTGCTAATAAAGGGGAATGATCAGGAGAGTGGGTTAGCAGTAATAAAAATGCAAATATGTCAAACTACAGTTATCCAAAATTCTCAATGGAAACATTCTCTGCTGGATATCCAGCTTCGTCAAGTGTCTGCTTGGCCAACTCAGTAAATGACGAAAATCCATACACAAATACAGATACACTAGTCTCATGAAGGGAAGCAACTGTTTCAGTGAACCGCTCATCTGAGTCAGTAAAGTACACAGAACTCCCGTTGGCGGCAAGGTCTGCAAGCCGGGATTCATGCAGGATACCCTCTCCATGACAAACAACTGTCGTTGTGCCGCCTTCCGCAAGAGTTCGCTCTGCAACAGCGATCGCTGGGCCGATACCAGGGCCAGATCCAAGAGCTATTGTATGTTCTTCATCGGTGTAGTATGTAGCTCCGAATGGACCGCTAAACTGTATTGTATCGCCTGAAGACAGCGTTTCAAACCACGGGGAAAGTTCACCGCCCGGGTCGA
This portion of the Salinarchaeum sp. IM2453 genome encodes:
- a CDS encoding phosphate uptake regulator PhoU, giving the protein METRKVQRLGPSTLAMTLPAEWVRSHEVAKGDEVSLRTGNSGTLTVMTDSVNEEDTEAIVHAEGLDADATERAIVAQYVLGRRVIRVTSDNGVLDSDIINAVYRAENKLMGLGVIEETPESMAIRCSVDAEDFRLDNLLQRLESTGNTMRGEAIKALAHGNPDLAERALNRERQANKIFVLMLRLIFTAHQNPNLAPAIGLESDFPLIGYRAIAKNLELVADKAEDIAEIVLDTGKTVLEIDQQTIRRIRDFADEVDELSSLTIDSVVERNYDLTVESRDKYYALQDREIEILKDLPEMSNYKLLKAREVLVSLRQTAEYSMRNSEIAANLALNTDSEYITIK
- the purD gene encoding phosphoribosylamine--glycine ligase, with product MTETILLVGGGGREHAIAQAIAESDQDVDLYACAGNRNPGITALADGFETLETTDPQAVCEYATEIDATLAVVGPEAPLAAGVVDALDEAGIYAFGPQQNEARIETDKAFQREFMAENDITGCPDFEVFTDLDAACDFIDEYDGDLAVKPRGLTGGKGVRVIGDQITAEEAKEYIQESNYEEFVLEERLVGEEFTVQAMVSDGEVRCAPAVQDHKRAYEGDNGPNTGGMGSYSDATTALPFMTEEDYAEAVTIIDEVIDALPEYKGILYGQYMLTADGVKVVEFNARFGDPEAMNTLPVLETDFVDILVAARDEAPLPELSFADQATVCKYAVPDGYPIDPSAGAKVTIDAESAGDAKFFYASVDERDDGIYTTTSRSYAVVGVDDTISEAEQIAEGALERAGTEGLRVRHDIGKPELVQSRIDHMSEIRR
- a CDS encoding DapH/DapD/GlmU-related protein, with translation MPDDEDVTSRHDRITRTPTPGHRNSLFHWPDAKHPVRVAIQYLVVLVCRICPSLRLKNWLFRRIGITVGSGVAWGLESTPDVFFPNLITVEENTIIGYDATILCHEFLQDEYRTGEVHIGERAMIGAGATILPGVHIGKGASVAANSLVTEDVPPETTVAGVPAMPVDGMVNSEKRSSDGPEEQ
- a CDS encoding DUF1405 domain-containing protein — protein: MSDIYLSSKKIPDRESLPQWVAPIPAIIERWGLRLVWPVIVINLLGTVFGFIYYLPQFSMTPSVMWPFVPDSPLATLFIAVTLLLWVTDNHSEYLAMLAFFGNIKLGLWTPWTLAVFSDAFLETTSTPMYVFLFVSHLGMVVQALVLHRIAEFRLDAILVALGWYTIDLTVDYFIPIVGETHEWVPIRPHHTLIPVAYETPMFGGASAFQLAAWGAVILTLLPLLLAAATRMYKLANKGE
- a CDS encoding FAD-dependent oxidoreductase; this translates as MDWMTTTVTQIEDVGPDALAITANTPTNFTAQPGQFVRVRVERPSGSVDRYYTVSSPFVSETFEMTVTIDPGGELSPWFETLSSGDTIQFSGPFGATYYTDEEHTIALGSGPGIGPAIAVAERTLAEGGTTTVVCHGEGILHESRLADLAANGSSVYFTDSDERFTETVASLHETSVSVFVYGFSSFTELAKQTLDEAGYPAENVSIENFG